The following proteins are co-located in the Candida dubliniensis CD36 chromosome 3, complete sequence genome:
- a CDS encoding zinc finger-containing transcription factor, putative (Similar to S. cerevisiae SFP1;~In S. cerevisiae: transcription factor that controls expression of many ribosome biogenesis genes in response to nutrients and stress, regulates G2/M transitions during mitotic cell cycle and DNA-damage response, involved in cell size modulation), translating into MFNTKIFENTGSSGSTTAMNIPVQSEPSNTGNAQPQPIDITFNHRPSVFNNSRFRRESVAHSQGMGGISWGSVTIGSWLKDEVMMASGGNNNFLNPHYHPTQSHNNQSSHSSYSQQQQQQQQNLINPRRGSFRTSNHPNLSPHLQTSYLPELEADYCKDYSCCGELLPTLHDLLRHYEEAHISASPPPDQNHFVLNNSRNRNNYNNAHNVMETVSTTDVFLNNNHNNHHTPTMHPSATTNNYNGNNSFGNQQAHQVLQQHDNQQQQQQQQQQSQHSQNQLHHNSDNYQHQSQSTSRQPGQQFGQSNSHFGSQQQSPSSGSQGDGTPMQTDEDDMYIDDPARHLYVMENEENKPFKCPVIGCDKTYKNQNGLKYHRQHGHQGQNLRENPDGTISIIDPDSNCPYLDNAALEKDKPYRCEVCGKRYKNLNGLKYHRGHTTH; encoded by the coding sequence ATGTTTAATActaaaatatttgaaaatacaGGCTCATCAGGGTCGACAACTGCAATGAATATTCCTGTTCAATCAGAACCGTCAAACACAGGCAATGCGCAACCACAACCAATAGATATTACATTCAACCATCGTCCGTCAGTTTTTAATAACTCACGATTTAGACGCGAGTCCGTGGCACATTCTCAGGGGATGGGTGGTATATCGTGGGGTTCTGTTACCATCGGTTCGTGGCTAAAAGATGAGGTGATGATGGCGAGTGGAGGAAATAACAATTTTCTTAACCCACACTATCATCCGACTCAGTCCCATAACAACCAATCTCTGCATCTGAGCTattcacaacaacaacaacagcaacaacaaaatctaATCAACCCACGAAGAGGCTCATTTAGGACATCTAATCACCCAAATTTATCGCCACACTTACAAACTTCATACCTACCCGAGTTAGAAGCCGATTATTGTAAAGATTATAGCTGTTGTGGGGAGTTATTACCAACATTGCATGATTTATTGAGACACTATGAGGAGGCGCATATACTGGCATCGCCGCCACCCGACCAGAACCATTTCGTTCTAAACAACAGTCGTAACCGGAATAACTACAACAATGCACATAATGTAATGGAAACTGTATCCACCACCGATGTGTTTTTAAATAACAATCACAACAACCATCATACCCCAACTATGCATCCCAGCGCAACCACTAACAATTATAACGGAAACAACAGTTTCGGTAACCAACAAGCCCATCAAGTGCTTCAGCAGCATgataatcaacaacaacaacaacaacaacaacaacagctgCAACATAGCCAAAACCAACTACACCACAACTCCgataattatcaacatcaactGCAACTGACTTCACGACAACCAGGACAACAATTTGGACAGAGTAATAGTCATTTTGGGtcccaacaacaatcaccATCTAGCGGTTCACAAGGAGATGGAACACCAATGCAAACGGACGAGGATGATATGTATATCGATGACCCAGCTCGCCATCTTTACGTTATGGAAAATGAGGAGAACAAGCCGTTCAAGTGTCCAGTTATCGGATGTGACAAAACATACAAGAACCAAAACGGATTGAAATATCATAGACAACACGGACACCAAGGACAAAATTTACGTGAGAACCCGGACGGTACGATTTCTATAATTGACCCTGATTCCAACTGCCCATATTTAGACAATGCGGCTTTGGAAAAGGATAAACCATATAGATGCGAGGTATGTGGTAAGAGATACAAGAATCTTAATGGGTTGAAGTATCATCGTGGGCATACCACTCATTAA